The genomic DNA GGTTGTGCAGGACCTGGGTCAGCCGGTTGGCGGCCAGCCGCTCGACCAGCGCGTTCTTCTCGAAGGCATAGGGGAACAGGTACTCGACGCCGGTGAAGCCGTCCTTCGCCGCCGCGGCGAAGCGATCAAGGAAGGGCAGCTCGTTGTAGAGCATCGTCAGATTGGCGGCGAATTTGGGCATGTCTCTCTCCCGGATGTTCGTTTCGGGCCGGATGTTCGTTACAGGCTTGGCCGGTTGGCGGTCAGGATCGAAGGGTGACGGTGGGGGCGTCAACGCGACAGCCGCCTTTTTTCACCCTGCGGAACTGTGGATCTGACGGAGCCGCTTGCCCCCACCCTGACCCTCCCCCGCTGGGCGGGAGAGGGGAATTGGGCGCGCGGCGTGTTGATCAGACCCGCACCAGCTCCGGCTCGTCCGCGGGCACGTCCAGCACGTCCTCGAACTCGGTGATGTTGTTGATCTCCGTGCCCATGGCGATGTTGGTGACCCGCTCCAGGATGACCTCGACGACCACCGGAACCTGGAACTCGTCCATCCACTGCTGCGCCTGGGCGAAGGCGGATTGCAGGTTGTCCGGGTCGGTGACGCGGATGGCCTTGCAGCCGAGACCTTCGGCCACCGCGACGTGGTCGACGCCGTAGACGCCGATCTCCGGGGCGTTGATGTTCTCGAAGGAGAGCTGGACCTGGAAGTCCATCTGGAAGGCGCGCTGCGCCTGCCGGATCAGACCGAGGTAGCTGTTGTTCACCAGAACGTGGATGTAGGGCAGCTTGAACTGAGCGCCCACCGCCAGCTCCTCGATCAGGAACTGGAAGTCGTAGTCGCCGGACAGGGCGACGATCTTGCGCTTTGGATCGGCCACCCGCACGCCGAGCGCCGCCGGCAGGGTCCAGCCGAGCGGACCGGCCTGACCGCAATTGATCCAATGGCGCGGCTTGTAGACGTGCAGGAACTGCGCGCCGGCGATCTGCGACAGGCCGATGGTCGAGACGTAGCAGACGTCCTCGCCGAAGGCGCTGTTCATCTCCTGATAGACGCGCTGCGGCTTGATCGGCACGTTGGCGAAATCGGACTTGCGCAGCATGGAGCGCTTGCGGACCTGACAGGTCTTCACCCACTCCGACCAGTCGCGCAGCTTGCCGGCGGCCTTCCACTCCTTCGCCACCTCGATGAAGAGGTCGAGCGCGGCCCCGGCGTCGGACACGATGCCCAGGTCCGGCGCGAAGACGCGGCCGATCTGGGTCGGTTCGATGTCCACATGCACGAACTTGCGGCCCTTGGTGTAGACGTCGACCGAGCCGGTGTGGCGGTTGGCCCAGCGGTTGCCGATGCCCAGCACGAAGTCGGACGCCAGCATGGCGGCGTTGCCGTAGCGATGGGCGGTCTGCAGGCCGACCATGCCGGCCATCAGCGGATGGTCGTCCGGAATGGCGCCCCAGGCCATCAGGGTCGGGATGACCGGAAGGCCGACGACCTCGGCGAACTCGACCAGACGGTCGCTGGCGTCGGCGTTGATGATGCCGCCACCGGCCACCAGCAGCGGACGCTCCGCCGCGTTCAGCATGGCCAGCGCCTTTTCCACCTGGGCGCGGGTCGCCGCCGGCTTGTAGGTGGGCAGCGGCTCGTAGGCGTCGGGATCGAACTCGATCTCGGCCATCTGCACGTCGATCGGCAGGTCGAGCAGCACCGGGCCGGGCCGGCCGGAGCGCATCAGGTGGAAGGCCTGCTGGAAGGCGTAGGGGACCTGCCCCGGCTCCAGGATGGTGACCGCCCACTTGGCGACCGGCTTGGCAATGGACGGGATGTCCACAGCCTGAAAATCCTCCTTGTGCAGGCGGGCGCGCGGCGCCTGGCCGGTGATGCACAGGATCGGAATGGAGTCGGCGGAGGCCGAATAGAGGCCCGTGATCATGTCGGTACCGGCGGGGCCGGAGGTGCCGATGCACACGCCAATGTTGCCGGCCTTGGCGCGCGTGTAGCCTTCGGCCATATGCGACGCGCCTTCGACATGGCGCGCAAGAACGTGGCCGATGCGGCCGTTGCGTTGCAGCGCCGCGTAGAACGGATTGATGGCCGCTCCGGGGACGCCAAAGCAAACGGACACGCCTTCCTTTTCCAGGACATGCACCGCCGCTTCAATCGCCATCATCCTAGCCATGGCTTGGTCTCCTCCCTCGCGTAACGGGTCGCTGTTGCGTTGGATTGAGCTTTCATCAGCAGGGCGGCTATTGGCAAAGTGTTGGCGAATCCTTTCCGCGTGATGGAAATCGCGCCGAACGGGGCAGTCCTTCACGGCTCTGCGGACAATTATGCTGCACTTGCACAGTCCCGATGGCGCTGTCATCGTGAGCGGATGATGGCGATCCCGAGTCCCCGCCTCCTGGCGATCACGGACCGGCGGCAGGCGGCGCAGCCCCTGCCGGATCTGGCGGCACGCCTGTTCGCCGGCGGGCTGCGCTGGCTGTCGCTGCGCGAAAAGGATCTGGACGAGTCCCGGCAGATTGCCCTGGCCCACGCGCTGGTGGAGCGGGCACGGCCCTGGGGGGCGGTGATCACGCTGCATGGCGACCCGGATCTGGCGCTGGCCGCCGGGACGGACGGCGTGCATCTGCCGGAGGGGGCCGATGTCGCGGCGGCGCGGCGGCGGCTCGGCCCCGGCGCGGTGGTCGGGCTCTCTGCCCACGACGCGGAAGGGATTCGGCGGGCCGCGGCGGGCGGGGCCGACTACGTCACGTTGTCGCCCATCTTTCCGTCGCCGAGCAAGCCGGGCTACGGCCCGCCGCTTGGGACGGAGGGGCTGGGACGCCTGGCCGCGGACGCCGGTCTGCCCATCATCGCGCTCGGTGGCGTGGAGTCGGGCAATATCCGAGACTGTCTGGCCGCGGGAGCCGCCGGAGTGGCGGTCATGGGCACGGTGATGCGGACACCGGACCGCCTGCCCGATCTTCTCAAGGCATTGAAAGGCGGACAACCGTAAGGACAAAGGGCCGGCGGAGCCACCCTATCTTTATCGTAATCCTGGACTTTTCAGCCCAAAATGTGCATCTGGTATCTCATATACGAAAACGATGCGATGCCTTTCGCACGACCGGGCCGGCGCACAGTGGGGTGCTTCCGGACGGCCAGCATTGAGGAACGGTGCCGACCATGAACCCTCCGCCGATCAACGTCCAGCCGCTCGACACCGGATCGACCTTCCGCGCTCAGGCGTATCACGCGTTGAAGCAAGCCATCTCGCAAATGGACATCTACGACCATAACGAGGAGATCCGGCTTGAGGAGCGGCAGCTCAGCGAGCTGCTGGGTGTCAGCCGGACGCCGATCCGCGAGGCGCTGACCCTGCTGGAGCAGGAGGGGTTCATCCGCCTCCAGCCCCGCCGGGGCATCTTCGTCATCCGCAAGACGAAGGCCGAGATCGTCGAGATGATCCAGGTCTGGGCGGCGCTGGAAAGCATGGCCGGGCGGATGGTCGCGACGCAGGCCACCGACGAGGACATCCGCACCCTGTGGGACCTTTTCCGCAACTTCGAGATGCGGAACCCCAAGGAGCATGTCAACGAATACTCCGACGCCAACATCGCCTTCCACAAGAGCATCATCCGGCTCAGCGGGTCCAAGCTGATCCAGGAGATGACCGACAACCTGTTCATCCACATCCGCGCGATCCGCAAGCTGACCATCGGCCAGGACAACCGGGTGGAGCGGTCGATCAACGACCACAAGGAAATCATCAAGGCCCTGGAACGCCGCGACGTCGATCAGGCCGAACACCTGATCCGCGACCACACGTTGGGTCTGGCGGCGCACGTCGAGAAGCATTGCGACTTCCTGGAGTAAGGGTGCCCCGCCCCCTGTGAGGGGAAGGGCACGCACGGGTGGTCAGACCGGCTCGTGGAGCTTCGCGGTCGTCACGCTGTTCAGACCGTTCGCGGTGATCGTGACCACGCGCAGGCTGTTGGTGGTGCCGGGCGTTCCGAAGGGGACGCCCGCCGTCACGATCAGTGACTGGCCGGGAGCGCCGATGCCCTCCTGGGCGGCGACGAGGCTGGCCCGCTCGACCATCTCCGCGAAATTCGCCACGTCGGCGGTCCAGACCGGGTGCACGCCCCAGGCCAGTGACAGCAGGCGGGCGGTGCCGCGTTCGGCGCTGAGCCCGAGGATCGGCACGGTCGGCCGCTCGCGCGAGGCGCGCCGCGCGGTGGAGCCGGTGCTGGTGAAGGTGGCGATGCCGGCGGCCGAGATGGTCTCGGCGATCTGGCGCGCCGCGGCGGACAGGGCGTCCGGGGTGGTCGCCTCCGGGCTCGGATGCTCGGAATCCATGATGCGGCGGTAGAGGGGATCGCGCTCCACCCGGCGGATGATGCGGTCCATCATCGCCACGGCTTCCACCGGATGCTTGCCCGACGCGGATTCCGCCGAGAGCATCACGGC from Azospirillum brasilense includes the following:
- a CDS encoding GntR family transcriptional regulator encodes the protein MNPPPINVQPLDTGSTFRAQAYHALKQAISQMDIYDHNEEIRLEERQLSELLGVSRTPIREALTLLEQEGFIRLQPRRGIFVIRKTKAEIVEMIQVWAALESMAGRMVATQATDEDIRTLWDLFRNFEMRNPKEHVNEYSDANIAFHKSIIRLSGSKLIQEMTDNLFIHIRAIRKLTIGQDNRVERSINDHKEIIKALERRDVDQAEHLIRDHTLGLAAHVEKHCDFLE
- the gcl gene encoding glyoxylate carboligase, which codes for MARMMAIEAAVHVLEKEGVSVCFGVPGAAINPFYAALQRNGRIGHVLARHVEGASHMAEGYTRAKAGNIGVCIGTSGPAGTDMITGLYSASADSIPILCITGQAPRARLHKEDFQAVDIPSIAKPVAKWAVTILEPGQVPYAFQQAFHLMRSGRPGPVLLDLPIDVQMAEIEFDPDAYEPLPTYKPAATRAQVEKALAMLNAAERPLLVAGGGIINADASDRLVEFAEVVGLPVIPTLMAWGAIPDDHPLMAGMVGLQTAHRYGNAAMLASDFVLGIGNRWANRHTGSVDVYTKGRKFVHVDIEPTQIGRVFAPDLGIVSDAGAALDLFIEVAKEWKAAGKLRDWSEWVKTCQVRKRSMLRKSDFANVPIKPQRVYQEMNSAFGEDVCYVSTIGLSQIAGAQFLHVYKPRHWINCGQAGPLGWTLPAALGVRVADPKRKIVALSGDYDFQFLIEELAVGAQFKLPYIHVLVNNSYLGLIRQAQRAFQMDFQVQLSFENINAPEIGVYGVDHVAVAEGLGCKAIRVTDPDNLQSAFAQAQQWMDEFQVPVVVEVILERVTNIAMGTEINNITEFEDVLDVPADEPELVRV
- a CDS encoding thiamine phosphate synthase, whose amino-acid sequence is MMAIPSPRLLAITDRRQAAQPLPDLAARLFAGGLRWLSLREKDLDESRQIALAHALVERARPWGAVITLHGDPDLALAAGTDGVHLPEGADVAAARRRLGPGAVVGLSAHDAEGIRRAAAGGADYVTLSPIFPSPSKPGYGPPLGTEGLGRLAADAGLPIIALGGVESGNIRDCLAAGAAGVAVMGTVMRTPDRLPDLLKALKGGQP